The stretch of DNA CCTCTCTACCACAGTACCTCTCTCTACAACGGTACCTTTGTAGCACAGTACCTCTCCACAAACGCAGCTCTTCATAACTGTACCCCTCCACAGCTGTACCACTCCAAACAGCACCTCTCTGTTCAGTAAGATCCCCGCCCTCCGCAACACACAACAGTACCTTCCCAAGGCAGTACCTCTGCACAGCTGTACCTCTCCGTTATTGTACCTCTTCCACAGCAAATGATTAATAACACCAATGTctctatcaacaacaacaacaacatcagacaAAAGCAGTTTCAACATTACcgacatcaataacaacagccacaacattGACAGATTACAGTGAATGCTGTTGCAACGAGAGAAACATtgacaaaaactactactactacgactactactactactactactactactactactactactgctgctactactgctgctactactactactactactgctactactactgctgctactactactactactactgctactactactgctgctactactactatactactactgctactactactgctgctactactactactactactgctactactactgactgctttactactactgctgctactactgctgctactactactactactgctactactactgcttctgctactactactgctactactacctgctactactactaactactgctactactgctactactactactgctactactactgctgctactactactactactgctactactactgctctactactgctgctactactgctgctactactactactactactactgctgctactactgctgcttttgtgctactactactactacactgctactactactgctgctactactactactactactgctactactactgctactactactactactactactgctactactactgctgctactactactactactgctactactactgctgctactactactactactactagctactactactactactactactactactaactgctactactactgctactactactgctgctactctactactactactactactgctactactactgctgctactactactactactactgctactactactgctgctactactactactgtctactactactgctgctgactactactactactgctactactactactgctgctactactgctgctactactactactactgctactactactgctgctactactactactactactgctactactactactgctactactactgctgctactactactactactgctactactactgctgctactactgctgctactactgctgctactactactactactactgctgctactactactactactactgctgctactactactactactactgctactactactgctgctactactactactactgctactactactgctgctactactactactactgctactactactgctgctactactgctgctactactactactactgctactactactgctgctactactactatactactactactactctgcttactactactgctgctactactactactacgactactactactactactactactctactgctactactactgctactactacctactactactactgctactctactactgctgctactactactactactactgctactactactgctgctactactactactactgctacactaCTGCGCTACTATGCTGCTACTACTgcgctgctactactgctgctactactactactactactactgctgctgctactactgctgctactactactactactactgctgctactactgctgctactactactactactactgctactactactgctgctactactctactactactgctactactactactgctgctactactactactctactgctactactacactactgctactactactgctgctactactactgctgctactactactactactactgctgctactactgctgctactacactactatactactactactgctatactACTAGctgctactactatactactacgctactactactgctgctactactactactactactgctactactactgctactactactgctgctactactgctgctactactactactactactgctgctactactgctgctactactactactactactgctactactactgctgctactactactactactactgctactactactgctactactactgctgctactactgctgctactactactactactactgctgctactactgctgctactactactactactactgctgctactactgctgctactactgctgctactactgctgctactactactactactactgctgctactactgctactactgctactactactgctactactactgctgctgctgcttctactgctactactactgctactactactgctgctactactgctgctactactactactactactgctgctactactgctgctactactactactactactgctactactactgctgctactactactactactactgctactactactgctgctactactactactactactgctactactactgctactactactgctgctactactgctgctactactactactactactgctgctactactgctgctactactactactactactgctactactactgctgctactactactactactactactgctactactactgctactactactgctgctactactgctgctactactactactactactgctgctgactactgctactaactactactactactactgctgctactaactgctgctactactgctgctactactgctgctactactactacttactactgctgctactactgctactactgctactactactgctactactactgctgctactactgctgctactactgctgctactactactactactactgctgctactactgctgctactactgctgctactactgctgctactactactactactgctgctactactgctgctactactactactactactgctgctactactgctgctactactactgctactactactgctgctactactactactactgctgctgctactactgctgctactactactactgctgctactactactactactactgctactactactgctgctactactactactgctgctactactactactactactgctgctactactgctgctactactactactactactgctgctactactgctgctactactactgctactactactgctgctactactactactactgctactactactgctgctactactactactactgctgctactactgctgctactactactactactgctactactactgctgctactactactactactgctgctactactgctgctactactactactactgctactactactgctgctactactactactactactgctgctactactgctgctactactactactactactgctgctactactgctgctactactactgctactactactgctgctactactactactactgctactactactgctgctactactactactactgctgctactactgctgctactactactactactgctactactactgctgctactactactactactgctgctactactgctgctactactactactactgctactactactgctgctactactgctgctactactactactgctgctactactactactactactgctactactactgctactactactgctgctactactactactactactactactacaactactactactgctactactactgctactactactgctgctactactactactactactgctactactactgctgctactactgctgctactactactactgctgctactactactactactactgctactactactgctactactactgctgctactactactactactactactactacaactactactactgctactactactgctactactactgctgctactactgctgctactactactactactactgctactactactgctactactactgctgctactactactactactactactactacaactactactactgctactactactgctactactactgctgctactactgctgctactactgctgctactactactactactactactactacaactactactactgctactactactgctactactactgctgctactactgctactactactgctactactactgctgctactactgctgctactactactactgctgctactactactactactactgctactactactgctactactactgctgctactactgctgctactactactactactactgctgctactactgctgctactactactactgctgctactactactactactactgctactactactgctactactactgctgctactactactactactactgctactactactgctactactactgctgctactactactactactgctgctactactgctgctactactactactactgctactactactgctgctactactacgactactactactactgctactactacgactactactgatgttgctgttgctgttgttgttgttgttgttgttgttgttgtcgttgttgctaagcaacaagatgggtaagggtgattaggtgatggtctagggcttagggccaggagaccccagacctcgggaaaaaaaaaatttggtcatcttgttgtagtcgaggactcttcgttgacgcccaacaccactgggaggtggcccgcgaaattgctgctactactactacttctaagtGCAGTgagtgcttgaatttgaaatgTCAGTCATGTCACGCATCAAACACAGATTTCCTTGATCTCatgtaatatttattctttccttGCTTTGCAAAGTTCATCGTTGTCTGCAGACTTCCAGAACATTCCTTGTGGACATTCTGAACGGATGATCAAACTCATCCCTCATTCAAGTTGCGCAAATGGATCTGTCTGGAACTCCCACCTTTGCACTTTCACTTTCGGCtaaatttcctttgttcaaagaTTAATGTGGCTCCctttattatttctaacagattcaATCTGGAAAGCAATGAAAATTAAGTGAATTACCAGATGTTAAAGTTTTTCTaacagtatgtatttatgtatgtatgtatgtatgtgcagatttgtatgttttatgtatatattctcatgcatatacttgcatatctagacatgctcatatatatttaaaagataaacttctggaaagttttacagatatttacagttccagtgatggattggatccgtAGTCTTCGAGTCAGCTttcccctttctggttttgagaagcctaatttctcaagattggtattaaggcagtgtgttacatattccagggtcccgataattataggtataaagatttatgtatgaatgtatatatatggatggatggatggatgtatcatctatctatctacacacacacacaaagacttgtgcacacacatattcttttattcttttatttgtttcatttatttgacaatggtcatgctagagcactgcttttagttgaacaaatcgaccccagaacttattctttataagcttagtacttattctatcggtcgctttatgctgaactgctaaattatggggacataaacacaccaacattggttgtcaagcagtgatggaggacaaacacaggctcaaagatacacacacacacacacacacacacatacacacacacatacacacacacacacatacatacatacatacatacatacatacatacatacaaacatacatacaaacatacatacataaatactgtgtggtaagaagcttgcttcccaaccacatggttcttggttcagtcccactgcatggcaccttgggtaggtgtcttctagtatgacctcaggccaatcaaagccttatgagtgggtttggtagatggaaactgaaagaagcttgttgtgtgtgtgtgtgtgtgtgtttgtgtctgtgtttatccccccaccatcgcctgacaacagatgccagtgtgtttacatccctgtatcttagcggtttggcaaacaagactgatagaacaagtactaggcttacgaagaataagtcctggtgtcaatttgttcaactaacagcaatgctccagcatggccacagtcaaatgactgaaatagttaaaagaatatatatatattctttcagtttccatctaccaaatccattcacaaggctttggtcagcctgaggtaatactagaagacacttgccctaggttccaagcagtgggactgaacccagaaccatgtggctgaaaagcaagcttgttaccacacagacatgcctgcacttatatatacccaagtgagactgtaactaTGGTCTAttccagtgcagcataaccagcccatttatgagtacttttcagtcattgggcaatatgctatgcttgagaagacctgttgagtcaagtgaaaccatcgtcgtggccaatgccagtactgtctgactggtatgtaaaaagcaccatttgcgtatggtcaatgccagtggcatgtaagaagcaccattcaagcgtgttcgttgccagtaccaccagactggttcttgtgctggtggcatgtaaaaagcacaattccagtctggtcattgccagtgctgcctgactggccctcatgccagtggtgcgtaaaaagcacccactacactcttggagtggttggcattaggaatggcatccagctgtagaaactttgccagatcagattgaagcctggtgcagcctcctggctcgccaaccctcagtcaaaccatccaacccatgccagcatggaaactggacgttaaatgacgatggtgatgatgatgatgatgatgatgatatatatacataataaactgAAGAATAAGCTGACCTTTAATCCTTTGGCATTACCGATTACTCTGTCAAAATTAATTCCTATttaatcaaattgttttgaattaatcctgcattatctcatagattttagattttgatgaagtaactgttaatttaagaatgacattgtaggttaggtgtaagAGGCTAAATCTGGCCAGTTaacccctttagcattcaaattactttgtcaaatgtaatgcttatctattcatgGTGAAGATCTTTGAACtgtgggcctcacaaaggcaatgactagtgaccgagacctgtGGCGATATGCTATGTTTGAGAAGagccgtcaagccaagtgaaatcattgtcttGGCAGACACTGGTATCACATAagtggcaccagtgccagtggaatgtatAAGAACCCATTACAGTCCTGgagttggcgtttggaagggcattcagatGTAGAGGCCATGCCatatcagactagagtctggcaCAAGtttccagcttgccaaccctggtcaaactgtccaatccacaACAGCAcgggacaacagatgttaaataatgatgattttgatgatgatgatgatgatgaggatgatgatgatgatgatgatatatcactcTACTGTATGGCAGTGAGACCTGGACGCCATACACATGCCAAGAGcatcgcctaaatatctttcacctgcgctgcctccagaaaatccttggcatcaaatggcagaatcatgtccccaacaaatatgtcctcaggcaagcaggaataccaagcatgtttgcactcctcacacaaagacgtatgagatggcttgggcatgttagccgtatggaagatggcagaatccccaaggacataatctacggagagcttgctaggggcactaggtctgtgggatgaccgttcttacgatacaaggatgtttgcaaaagggacatgaaggcctgcaacatcaatattagcaattgggaagcagttgccagcaaccgtggagactggcaatgtaccgtaaaagagggaacacaaaggagtgacagagagagagaggagaaatggaaagacaagaaaatacgtcaacaagagactatggcattacaaccagccaggaacagtcttcgctacatttgtggcacctgccagagggagtgtttgtccaggataggactacacagccacagcagatgTATTAGGAcgtgaaatgtaaaagccagactagattattttatgcgcaactccattgtcctccgagacaaaaaggatgccagcaacatatatatatatatatatatatatatacagggtgttccagaagtcgcgcaccattctggttttcatttaaaataattaaagcattttattttattatatttttttctgcatgttttattgtagagggtgctcaatttgagcatctgttacgattaatttcaataaagtgtttttgaaatcaataaggatgtattcttttaaaaaaccatGATGGTGCacaacttctgggacaccctacctcgtgtgtatcgttggcaatttttttcctctgtctccccttctctggatctttccttccccTATgtttccgctcgaaacgttaaaccctccttctttcctgagcgtccaataatactatatttgttccacgtcctcgcgttgttgtgtttttttgtgctttcttgtttggattaattatatatatatatatatatatatatatatatatatatatgtatatggattcaATTGGATTGCCCATGTTTAGTCCACTGCAGGTCAAGAGCCTCAGTATATTCTCTCCACCAAAGAAGGGCTTGAGATCTTACTGGTTTCATGAGCCCTCTCTGCCACACTGGTTCAACATGGCctctttttttgtactcataccCAGGAATAATAAAatccattacatcaacccccaccctggcatgctaatgattctgtcatatCATAGAAAGAGGGGAGGTCACAGTTGGATTGGTGTCCAAAAGGCTAGGCCACACCTCACAGCAATGAATGAGTATACGAGAATGTTTTGAAAGTATTTCATGGTCTAAACTTTCTCCTTTTAGATCAACAGAAACAATCTGCAGTAGAAGAAAGGGTCAAAGGACAGTGCTGACCTTTGACCCTGGGTCAATGGGAAATAACATCTGTTCCTGTACGACTAAATTCCTTGATAAACGTCCAGAAACTAAGGTGAGTTCccagaatgtgttttttttaatttttttatcatcaATCATTAGTCATCATggttttacatccactttccatgctggcatgagttggacattcATTCattaagaaatacatacatacgtacataagtacatacatacatatgtacatatatacatacatacatacacacatacatacgtctcCTTTGCATGATGTGCTGGCGCGTTGTCTTGGTGGTAAATTATCCTCTTAAAATTTGAGCATTTTTTCAGCCAGTGCAATCTTTAGACGGTCAATTTGTTTGCAGTAGACATCCTTGTCAGCAGTGGAATTGCATGGAAGAAGATCCAACATGATCACATCACGGCAGTCCCACCAAACTGAGATCATAATCTTCTTTTGCACAAACGGTCCTTTAGGCGAAGGTTTTGGCTGTTGACCTTTGCTACACCAGGATCGTCTGCACCCCACATTGGAGTACAGAACCCACTTTTCATCCATAGGGATTACTGACTCCAACCAATCGATTCTTTATCTTCATCAGAGCAGACTTTGACATGCAGTGACACGTGCTTGTTTGTTCGCTTCAGTCAATTCATGGGGCACCTATTTTCCAAGCTTGCTGACCTTGCCGAGACGATTCAGGGGGTTGATGATCATAGCATGGAAGATGCCAAACTGCACCACAAGTTGACATGCAGTTTGCATTGGATCCGCTTCAATGACTTGTCCAAGAACTTCCTTACCAATGTAATATATTGCTAAGAGTAATAATACcatgtgaaaccaatggtcactttcTGACCAGTCATAacctatgactatatatatacatacatacatatatatatataatatatgaattagagataaaaccactattaggcaactatTAGCGcaactgtttgagttgcctagtagtggttttatctctaattcatattttatatatttatactgtgaaatttgatttaatcctaaatctaatttttccctgtaagtttggagccatactccctaatattattttatatatatatatatataaaagttttgaaaggtccaaaaagagagaaagaatgatttcttATAAGAACAATAAATAGTAGTGCATAGTATTTGTAGTTGACAAAATGCAATGACGCAGAAATGCCTGCATTCTAAGATGAGAGAAGGACACATTCTATAATGTTGtgctagatatacaaaaagacaggatggtcactaaTGGAATACCTTTAATAATAGATGTACATTTACTTgaccagggctgacctggggctaaacaaccacATTTTAAATGCTAAGAAAGTATTTGTCACTTAAAAATCCATTTTTCAATTTCaggaacagaaagagaaaagattaaagAAGACCTATGGCAATATCCCACTGCAAGAAGTTGTCATTTATAAAGTGATGCCAACTTTAGGTTTGGCCATTGAGGGAGGCATCAATTCCAGTCAGATGTTTCCTCGGGTCTTTGCAATCCAGGTAAGACATTCTCTACTGTAACTAGTTGTTTAATCCAAGTTGAACTTAACATTGACTCAGTCCTGATTCCAAAGAAAATGGTAATGGTCCATAGTGCCAGCATCAGCGGAAGCAATAATATACCAAACAGAAGGCAGCGGATTGGCAGGAATGTTAGCacactgagtgaaatgcttagtggtattccgtctgtctttacgatctgagttcaaattctgccaaggtcaactttgtctttcatccttccagggttgataaactaagtagaataacttagttatcattaaggtagtgttaggaacataaattgtgactaaggtttggaggaagactttaattcaaaacttttgaaaaacaagacatttgtattacagagccagaggtggtttcagccaggttggtaatgaaagggttaagaattgtttctctattatatattttaacccttttgttaccatatttctgttgagatgctctgtgtttctttcaattattttaaatataacaaagaatttagtaaaataacattcagctagtgttaggaacataaattgtgactaaggtttggtggaagattttaattcaaaacttatgaaaacaaggcatttgtattgCAGAgccagctgggttggtatcaaaagggtaaagAATCAATTCGTTCCTCATATTTGAGATGATCTGACTTTGAAATTAATCTTTTTTTagcctctcttttttttttttttggtttcttttgcaGCCAAATGGTTCCACATTTTACTCAAAGACTGACCTGAAGGTGGGCAACATACTGTTGGAAGTGAATGGCACCTGCCTGGTGGGACTTCAGCACAGTGAGGTGGCAGCAAACATTGCCAACGCCTTTTTGGATGAAACTCAAGATTACCTGACATTCTTGGTTACTGAGGATGGATGGCAGCCGAAGACTAGCAGCCTTTGAATGGGTACAAAAAGGGtatgaatgagggagagagagggggaggatgagagagaggggaggatgaGAGCTGaggatgatttttttcttttactagttgcagtcatttgactgtggccattctggagcaccacctttagtcgaacaaactgacccccaggacttactctttgtaagcctagtatttatcggtcttttttgccaaactgctaagttacaaagacataaacacctgcacaggagccaagtccagcagcactggcaacgacctc from Octopus sinensis linkage group LG2, ASM634580v1, whole genome shotgun sequence encodes:
- the LOC118762368 gene encoding whirlin-like, which produces MGNNICSCTTKFLDKRPETKEQKEKRLKKTYGNIPLQEVVIYKVMPTLGLAIEGGINSSQMFPRVFAIQPNGSTFYSKTDLKVGNILLEVNGTCLVGLQHSEVAANIANAFLDETQDYLTFLVTEDGWQPKTSSL